A genomic segment from Nicotiana tabacum cultivar K326 chromosome 9, ASM71507v2, whole genome shotgun sequence encodes:
- the LOC107783192 gene encoding uncharacterized protein LOC107783192, producing the protein MVTMKMLLTLLVAAILFCSHQQVATAREVAVAVDGNELQLWPWKIPCYLRWPFPFPRPYPCPPPRPRPRPCPPPPPPPCPPPPAPSSSCSASDQAKVKKCMFNTTSIDECCPTFKSILGTSCPCYKYAENLDNQVLITLEAYCDVDSPCKGLQVIKLSKEEE; encoded by the exons ATGGTAACCATGAAAATGCTCCTTACTTTACTGGTGGCTGCAATTTTATTTTGTAGCCACCAACAAGTGGCCACGGCGAGAGAAGTGGCCGTGGCCGTTGACGGGAATGAGTTACAGCTCTGGCCATGGAAAATTCCATGTTATTTGCGGTGGCCGTTTCCGTTTCCACGTCCATATCCATGCCCTCCTCCACGGCCACGGCCACGGCCATGTCCTCCTCCACCTCCACCACCATGCCCACCCCCACCCGCCCCGAGTTCGAGCTGCTCTGCTAGTGACCAAGCAAAGGTGAAGAAGTGCATGTTCAATACAACTTCAATTGATGAATGCTGCCCAACATTCAAGAGCATACTTGGAACTAGTTGCCCTTGCTATAAATATGCAGAGAATTTGGACAATCAAGTCTTGATCACTCTTGAAGCTTATTGTGATGTTGATAGCCCTTGCAAGGGTTTGCAA GTGATTAAGCTCTCCAAGGAGGAGGAGTAA
- the LOC107812305 gene encoding uncharacterized protein LOC107812305, whose amino-acid sequence MTTMKTMLMLMVAVILFCSHQLAVAREMAVANDKTELQLWPWDIPCYLPWPFPWPRPYPYPPPRPRPCPPPPPPPCSPPPPPPSPPPPTPTPSSSCSASDKAKIDTCMVNTTKIAPCCPTFKSILGTSCPCYEYAEDVYELELMALQYTTCPINSPCKGVQVIKLSKEEE is encoded by the exons ATGACAACCATGAAAACTATGCTCATGTTAATGGTGGCTGTAATTTTATTTTGCAGCCACCAATTGGCCGTGGCCAGAGAAATGGCCGTAGCCAATGACAAGACCGAGTTACAGCTCTGGCCATGGGACATTCCATGTTATTTACCATGGCCATTTCCGTGGCCACGACCATATCCATATCCTCCTCCACGGCCACGACCATGTCCGCCTCCACCTCCACCACCATGCTCgcctccaccaccaccaccaagcCCGCCCCCGCCCACACCCACACCGAGTTCGAGCTGCTCGGCTAGTGACAAAGCAAAGATTGACACGTGCATGGTCAACACAACTAAAATTGCTCCATGCTGCCCAACATTCAAGAGCATACTTGGTACTAGTTGCCCTTGCTATGAATATGCAGAGGATGTGTACGAACTTGAATTGATGGCTCTTCAATATACTACTTGTCCTATTAATAGCCCTTGCAAGGGTGTGCAA GTGATTAAGCTGTCCAAGGAGGAGGAGTAA